In Oncorhynchus kisutch isolate 150728-3 unplaced genomic scaffold, Okis_V2 scaffold1425, whole genome shotgun sequence, the following are encoded in one genomic region:
- the LOC109881570 gene encoding ATP-sensitive inward rectifier potassium channel 8, translating to MLARKSIIPEEFSLPGLASRIHRKPVFRDRVNKARFIAKSGSCNLAHKNIREQGRFLQDVFTTLVDLKWRFTLVIFTMTFLCSWLLFAMCWWLVAFAHGDLVPNRTSGIEQCVTNVKSFTSAFLFSIEVQVTIGFGHRMITEQCPTAIAVLIFQNIAGLIINAIMLGCIFMKTAQSHRRAETLIFSRNAVIAVRNNRLCFMTRVGDLRKSMIIGAAVRLQVVRKTTTPEGEVIPIHQIDVQTESAAASNSIFLLAPLIICHTINKDSPLYDLSAMELQCSDLEVIVILEGVVETTGITTQARTSYVTEEIQWGHRFVPIVTEEDGVYSVDYSKFGNTVKVATPRCSARELDEKPSILIQTLQKSELSHQNSLRKRNSMRRNNSMRNGGGSSGTMRRNNSALTVPKVQFLTPEAVGQNMAVT from the exons ATGTTGGCGAGAAAAAGCATCATCCCGGAGGAGTTCTCCCTACCGGGGCTTGCTTCTAGGATCCACCGCAAACCAGTGTTCAGGGACCGGGTGAACAAAGCCCGCTTCATCGCCAAGAGCGGATCCTGCAACTTGGCGCACAAGAACATCCGAGAACAGGGAAGATTCTTGCAAGACGTCTTCACCACTCTGGTAGACCTGAAATGGCGCTTCACCCTGGTCATCTTCACCATGACTTTTCTGTGCAGTTGGCTCCTCTTCGCCATGTGCTGGTGGCTCGTGGCCTTTGCCCATGGAGACCTTGTACCCAACCGCACGTCTGGCATTGAGCAGTGCGTCACCAACGTCAA GTCATTCACCTCAGCCTTCCTGTTCTCCATCGAGGTCCAGGTGACCATCGGCTTTGGCCACCGTATGATCACAGAACAGTGCCCCACGGCCATCGCCGTCCTCATCTTCCAGAACATCGCTGGCCTCATCATCAACGCCATTATGCTGGGGTGCATCTTCATGAAGACAGCCCAGTCGCACCGCCGCGCCGAGACCCTCATCTTCAG CCGCAACGCCGTCATCGCCGTGCGAAACAACCGCCTCTGCTTTATGACCCGTGTGGGCGACCTCCGCAAGTCCATGATCATTGGCGCTGCCGTCCGCCTCCAGGTGGTACGCAAGACCACCACCCCCGAAGGTGAGGTCATCCCTATCCACCAGATCGACGTGCAAACGGAGAGTGCCGCGGCAAGTAACTCCATCTTCCTCTTGGCGCCACTCATTATCTGCCATACCATCAATAAGGACAGTCCACTGTACGACCTGTCAGCCATGGAGCTGCAGTGCAGCGACCTGGAGGTGATTGTGATCTTGGAGGGCGTGGTGGAGACCACGGGCATCACCACCCAGGCCCGGACCTCCTACGTCACCGAGGAGATCCAGTGGGGTCACCGCTTCGTGCCCATCGTGACCGAGGAGGACGGGGTGTACTCGGTGGACTACTCCAAGTTTGGGAACACGGTCAAGGTGGCGACGCCGAGGTGTTCGGCCCGCGAGCTGGACGAGAAGCCCTCCATACTCATCCAGACGCTGCAGAAGAGCGAGCTGAGCCACCAGAACTCACTGAGGAAGAGGAACTCAATGAGGCGGAACAACTCCATGAGGAACGGCGGCGGGAGCTCCGGCACCATGCGGAGGAACAACTCGGCCCTCACCGTGCCCAAAGTGCAATTCCTCACCCCTGAGGCGGTGGGCCAGAACATGGCCGTCACATGA